The following DNA comes from Pseudophryne corroboree isolate aPseCor3 chromosome 8, aPseCor3.hap2, whole genome shotgun sequence.
ACGAGTCTTAGTGCATTTCTAGCATAGAGTATGTTAACTAACCACTCTTAACATGTAAGGCAATATATTTGgataaataaatcacattttattAGTGATAATTTGCAGAAGGAAAAACGGACATTTAAATCTAGTTATAATGTCATATAGTGTTCAGAGGCAAAAAATGGCTATTCTTGAGTCTACTTGATTTATATCTTAGATATGATATGTGCACTTGTGAATATATCTATATGTATTAGTGCATATATCTAATCATGTgcttttattattaaataaataatgGTCTATGCTAAATTAGGTGCTCAATTGGTAAGAAAAACAAACGTACAAAAATGGAACACATTTAGACACATTAGTGTTTACAAACCATTTTTTACAGTACTTTAGCTTCCCAAGCGGTCACCCTCTTGGTACTGttaaagcccaacactgcttagcttccaagatcggacggaattgggcgtggagccagtgtggtatgactgtatcttatTGGCTATAAAAAACACGCTCATTCCTGTGTcaagtatttttatttttgtgttcaTATGTACAATTAGTTAAAAATAGGTGTAGTAAAATCGTAGAATGAGttgtgatgataaaaaaaaaaaaaaaaaaatgaccttaTAGGAAGGGGGCGATTTCATACCCCTCATTAAATCCTGCTGGGTGCATCGTGTTGAGCTGGtaaatccaaaacatctctctttgGGATAGTTTATTCGCCAAGTCTCCGCCTCTTTCTCCAATTTGTACGTGTTCTATTGCTTTGAAGGATAAATCTTCTGGATTTGAGTTATGTTCCAAAAGGAAATGTCTGTAGATAAGATGGGTATCGAGCTTGTTCTTGATGCTCCTGATGTGTTCCTGGATTCTTAGTTTGAGTGTGCGCttcgttttccccacatatttTTTCTTACATGTGCATTCCAATAAATAGATGACTGAGCTGCTGTTGCAATTGAGAAATTCCTTAATCTTGAATTCTTTAGCCTCTCCGGAATCCGAAAAGGTTTTCCTGTTTGGGTTTAAAAATTTGCAAATGTTGCAACGTCCGCATTTGAATGCTCCCGTGCACTTCATAAATGTTTGGGTGGTTCTTTCTTTGTTGGTATTGCCTAGCATGCTCGGTGCGAGGTGGTCTTTAAGACTTTTAGATTTGTTAATCAACATGAGAACCATATCAAAACATCTCTCAGGGAACATTGGAAAATCTTGCGTATGGACCCTGTACTAAAGGAAATTCTGCCGGAAAAACCACAGATAGTGTTCCGTAAATCTAAAAGTCTTAAAGACCACCTCGCACCGAGCATGCTAGGCAATACCAACAAAGAAAGAACCACCCAAACATTTATGAAGTGCACGGGAGCATTCAAATGCGGACGTTGCAACATTTGCAAATTTTTAAACCCAAACAGGAAAACCTTTTCGGATTCCGGAGAGGCTAAAGAATTCAAGATTAAGGAATTTCTCAATTGCAACAGCAGCTCAGTCATCTATTTATTGGAATGCACATGTAAGAAAaaatatgtggggaaaacgaaGCGCACACTCAAACTAAGAATCCAGGAACACATCAGGAGCATCAAGAACAAGCTCGATACCCATCTTATCTACAGACATTTCCTTTTGGAACATAACTCAAATCCAGAAGATTTATCCTTCAAAGCAATAGAACACGTACAAATTGGAGAAAGAGGCGGAGACTTGGCGAATAAACTATCCcaaagagagatgttttggatttaCCAGCTCAACACGATGCACCCAGCAGGATTTAATGAGGGGTATGAAATCGCCCCCTTCCTAtaaggtcatttttttttttttttttttttttttttttatcatcacaaCTCATTCTACGATTTTACTACACCTATTTTTAACTAATTGTACATAtgaacacaaaaataaaaatacttgACACAGGAATGAGCGTGTTTTTTATAGCCAataagatacagtcataccacactggctccacgcccaattccgtccgatcttggaagctaagcagtgttgggctttaaCAGTACCAAGAGGGTGACCGCTTGGGAAGCTAAAGTACTGTAAAAAATGGTTTGTAAACACTAATGTGTCTAAATGTGTTCCATTTTTGTACGTTTGTTTTTCTTACCAATTGAGCACCTAATTTAGCATAGACcattatttatttaataataaaagcACATGATTAGATATATGCACTAATACATATAGATATATTCACAAGTGCACATATCATATCTAAGATATAAATCAAGTAGACTCAAGAATAGCCATTTTTTGCCTCTGAACACTATATGACATTATAACTAGATTTAAATGTCCGTTTTTCCTTCTGCAAATTATCACTaataaaatgtgatttatttatcCAAATATATTGCCTTACATGTTAAGAGTGGTTAGTTAACATACTCTATGCTAGAAATGCACTAAGACTCGTTTTCCAAAGCACATCGATATTAATGAATTTCTATTTCCCTTTATTTCATGTCAATGGGAAATTTGTATGGAGAATACATGTCCGCCCCTATGGACTTCATTAAAATGGCCGCCGTTCAAAAAAGGAACTCTCCCAAACTCCCTCACAGCAAGACTGAGCACCATGTGATTCCGGACATGCTAAACCGGAAGTGGGGACAAAAAACGTCAGAACTGCCAGGACGGAAGTGGGGCATGAAGCCCTGAATACACTCGTTCAATGTGACGCGAAAACCGGAAGTGCggcggctgcacatgcgcactccggagacgcgaaaccggaagtggggcatctgcgcatgcgcactacagaCTGGCAaaaaccggaagtgtggcggaagtgcgctATTTTACCTCAAACTTCTGTTTTAAACATCAAATAACGTTATAATACTCGTTTTTATGTTCTGTATACATGGGAAGCCTCCCCATGTCTTTCATTTCACTGCTCCATCATTGTTATATGTGTTATAAATATAATTTGTATGTAGTTTATACCTTCCCATTaccaattgacaggaagtgatgtcatagccaTTAGCACCTTATCAGTGGGTATTTAAGCCCACTAGGATCATTgagtcactaccccttgatgaagtcagacagacgaaacgcgttgggatctccTGTATGACCCTCTACCCAAAGTTAAGCTGCTTTTTACTAACtactaactttttagaaaatatttttattccttttcattatacgtcttaaaatatttttatacaactgctttttactatataatccgttttaatacattttttacaattgtagaggaatcggttttatatgtattttttagaAAGCAattgttaaatattttttattattgataaaataaattgttatttctctttTATATAAAAAGGAGTTTTTTTCTTATTCCAGTCCTTTATATTTGATACTCGAGTCCGCTaaatattttttgtaaataaaaacacCAGCcggtcgccagtacccctatctatccatattcatatatatatgtgtattcatgtttaatatgctatgtatatgtgtgtgtgtatatatatatatatatagctgtatatacggtatatatatatatatatatatatatataatatgtgtgtgtagatatgtgtgtagatatgtgtgtgtatgtatatatatatatatatatatatatatatagcaatagttTCACAGGCGGCACTCGAGCAGACTCAGCAACAATATTAAATCAAGTCATTTATtgtagccaacatgtttcggggacagcgccccgtcctcagggccagacttgTCCCCTACTGGACCTCTAGTGACAGGGAAATGATAGAGGTGCATGACACCATGAACGGGGGGGTGTCTTCAACATTTTCGGGGAGGCTGTGTGGTCACACGCAGCCGTTTCAACTAAAAAATGGCGGTGGGCCTCCTGTTGTCGCAGccaagctgtgccggcaggagtcTTCCAGAATTTCTGTGATCCTGCTGTAATTGCGGCGCGATCGCAATTACAGAGTGATCGCACTGTTTGGGTGGTGGCCTACACACGGGGCAGCAGTTCTCTgtgatgggcggccctcagcatgcaaaAAAAGGATTGTAAGTTCTGCTGTTtaacagaatttacaatccttactgaatgaggtcctatgtttctatgtaaagagGTTGAAAAGTAAACTAAACCTATTTGAACTGACACTGAGTTTTCTTCCCAGGAGAGCAGATGTGCTGATGGTAACGCCTTGGTTTGCACCTATTGTTTGGCATGGAACGTTTAACAGAGATATACTGAATGCGCAATTCCATCAGATCAATGTCCGCGTTGGTCTAACTGTGTTTGCTATTAAAAAGTAAGTTCTaggagtcagtgtcggactggggcatgtagggcccaccgggggaatgcagtggtaggggtccatgttaggggtgtggccagtctgcagagggggtgtggccttccacctcattggtttgactaaccattagagagttcaaggtctgggccccttcataaatatatacaataaattcagctgctgcatgcatgataatgtaccagattaataacagcaatgcactgtagaatatacaccatagtccagtataagggaacatatgtataatgtataattcaagtacatagtctggaacctgatccttagagcaggaggtgggcccccaggtagtggggcccaccggtggattaccctgtacccctgtgggccagtccaagcctgatagGAGTACTGATAGGTAAATAAGTGTTACAATATGAAGGATTTTATACAACAATTTCCTCCTCTTTTTCTTTGGGGAATACCCACTTTTGGATACCCCTGATACAGCAGATAGGGGAGTAGGTCAGGTTCCGGATAATCTCACATCCTGATTTTATCTCCCCTTTCCTCCAAGAATGCCAGACAAGTTACAGAAACTCTGGGCATGCAGAGTCCTATGTGGCAGAAGGGATGATGTAAGCTCAGTgcgtattcatttatttttttagtatgcagtggcgcacgcagggggggtttcggaGTACCTAGAAGCCCTCCTGCAAGGCTGATTCATACCAcagttttgtctgttttttttccttgtgAGACGGAGAGCTTAGTCTCTGTTTCTTCTGGCTGCCGCAGCCCATGTGCTGCCTTCAGAGCTCCGAACAGCCTAGATCTTTCTGTGATATGTTCATGGCATATTTGGCCCCATTTTcgtcacaagcacgtggatcggcagctattctgccgatccacatgcttttcgacaagtcaaattcctcgacttgtcaaataatttggggttagattgaataagtcggaaccccttccgacctaaaaaagtcgaaaactgccgtcttttcgacagatggcagctttcgacttcaattgaatataccccataggctgtgtttgaaaaatgacagtaaggagctggttggttgatactttttctccatccaaggcttaataaatatgtAGACTAAAGGCTTGCCATTCAATTTTTTCTTGCAAATTCTTAAATTAACCATGTCACATTACTTTTAATATTGCTTTATTATCACCTAAAGATATCCCTTACCACATTTTCTGTGTTAGCACTACATTGTCGGGATGCGGTTAGCATAACGgcgttgggatgctggcagtcggaaAGCCGACACTGGTCGGAAATGCCAATGCCGGGAtcctcatcaactatgttactatgttaccttccAGGTGTCTGGTTCCTAcacatcgggatgctgctgtcagtattctgacctccgGCATTCCAAacggcaggatcccgataccatcccacattgttttttcctaaaaATATGACATTATGTATTTTGTTTTATAACACACTATCATTTGCTTTATTTTGTTCTCTTTTAGATACATAATGTTTTTAAAAACATTCATTGAAACGGCTGAAAAGTTCTTCATGGTGGGCCACAAGGTCAACTATTACGTGTTCACCGATCATGCCAACGACACCTTTAATTTCACTCTTGCCGAGGGGAGACAACTGGTCATTCTGGGAGTACCCGCCTACAAAAGGTGGCAGGATGTCACCATGAGGCGGATGGAGATGATACGAGACTTTGCTACGAAGCGGTTTATCAATGAAGTAGACTACTTGGTGAGCGTGGACGTAGACATGGCTTTCTACGATGATGTTGGGGTGGAGATCCTAAGTAACGTCTTTGGGGCTTTACATCCAGGTTTCTTTATGGCATCGAATAAGCAGTTTACCTACGAGCGAAGGCCACAATCCGTGGCCTACATTCCATCTGGTTTTGGTGACTTTTATTATGCTGGAGGAAATTTCGGTGGTATCATAGAAGAGGTCATCAAATTGACAAATTACTGCCACAATTCCATGATGATGGACAAAGAGAAAAACATTGAGGCTCTTTGGCATGATGAGAGTTATTTAAACAAATATTTTTTATCCCACAAGCCAACAAAAATCCTCTCTCCCGAATATATTTGGAACGATTACTATGGATCTCCGGCTGCTTTAAAAACCAAGAGGTTTGCTGGTATAGAGAAAAATTACAATGAAGTCCGATTCAGATGAGAACTCAATGACCAAGAGATAAAAAAAAGCTTCTAATGCATGATCGCTATGACAGAGGGTGGAAATAggaatttttttatttatgttcCTCCAGTAGACCAAAAGACTGCTCATGAGCTATTCCTCAATTGTACAATGAAAAAtcacagatgccattttttgtgtgtatttatttaatatttttatagGTCCCCTCTAATATTATGCCCCTTGTACAATTTGTCTGCACATTTTGATCCACCCAGTTAGATTTATTGTAGCTTCTACCATGGAAAAGTGGAGGTGTTTACCATTGCAAACAATAAGATTCTAGCTAACATTTATCTAGTTCAGTCTAGAAAATGATATCtaagatctgattggttgctttgggcgctAAACAGGGGGCGTCATTCAGATCTGGGGATAGGGGGGATTGCACATCAGCATCACACCTTGCTGAATCGGTAAGCCGGTCCCTCatccagcaccatcttcccagagGTATTCAGGAAGTTAGAACATTTGCACTAGGGAGCACAGGGAAGATGGCGCCGTGGAGGAGGAGGGAACCGCTTCCCGGAACAAGGAAAGTATACTGGATGGGCGGCCCTCTTACATGCCTAAATACTTAGTACCCGGTACCCCATGCCCTCTCTTGGCACCAATGAACATAATTTAGCATTTATGATGCTTGCAATGTCCAAGGTAGAGAGAGAACTACAACGTAGATCTTTGGGGCAGTTACACACTAGGCCCAGAAAGTTCCAGCATGCACTTCCGGCTGTAAGAAATTGCAGGACTTGTTGTAGCCAAGCCTGTGGTCATATGCCAATGGGAATATCAGGCTCCCTCTGTAGAAAAAGATATTTGGGGCGCATGGGGAATTCAAGAACTTGGGACATATGTTAACTTGTATACAGTGTATTGTAGTGAGAGGAGCATGTGGGGCAAATGTCGTGCTTTGTAGCGCACAGTGACTCTTCATGGCGCCGTGCATAGTGAtttggactttaaaaaaaaaaaaattctcggaTGGGGGCTTGGCACCTCCCAGATTTGGCAAAGCCCGGGTTGATGATTCAACGGCCCTGTGCGCTAAACTGTATATCTTTCTTACATTTGATCACAGGCTAAACACACAAAGTCATATAAAGGTCAACAAAGCCCATGAAAATAGAGGAGAAAGCAAACCCAGCTGAATATCAGGACTTTATTCAACATTTGAATGTTTAGTTTTGACTGTTTATCAAATTGGCGTGACTTGTTATTGCTTAAAAAGGAAGGCGTACAGTACTTTATGATTATTTTTATACAGTTAATTTTATATTGCAAATTACATGTTTCTTAATAAAGGTTGCTCATTGTATAAATAAAGTAAGGTTTAACAATAAaactttatttgaaaaaaaaatttatataaaatatttGACTGCAGGGGAAAAAAAACTCTCATTAATTTTGTGGTATCTCAAAGAGTAGGGTATTT
Coding sequences within:
- the LOC134948346 gene encoding histo-blood group ABO system transferase-like isoform X3, with the translated sequence MEDLRREMILYSYKNSSRRLPVNLFQDVKLQRMQYDKPDALKPPRADVLMVTPWFAPIVWHGTFNRDILNAQFHQINVRVGLTVFAIKKYIMFLKTFIETAEKFFMVGHKVNYYVFTDHANDTFNFTLAEGRQLVILGVPAYKRWQDVTMRRMEMIRDFATKRFINEVDYLVSVDVDMAFYDDVGVEILSNVFGALHPGFFMASNKQFTYERRPQSVAYIPSGFGDFYYAGGNFGGIIEEVIKLTNYCHNSMMMDKEKNIEALWHDESYLNKYFLSHKPTKILSPEYIWNDYYGSPAALKTKRFAGIEKNYNEVRFR
- the LOC134948346 gene encoding histo-blood group ABO system transferase-like isoform X1; this encodes MLPAQGRTICLRRQCIVVFSVTLCILLFSISWHNYKGTEWHSFTIFSCKQDISMEDLRREMILYSYKNSSRRLPVNLFQDVKLQRMQYDKPDALKPPRADVLMVTPWFAPIVWHGTFNRDILNAQFHQINVRVGLTVFAIKKYIMFLKTFIETAEKFFMVGHKVNYYVFTDHANDTFNFTLAEGRQLVILGVPAYKRWQDVTMRRMEMIRDFATKRFINEVDYLVSVDVDMAFYDDVGVEILSNVFGALHPGFFMASNKQFTYERRPQSVAYIPSGFGDFYYAGGNFGGIIEEVIKLTNYCHNSMMMDKEKNIEALWHDESYLNKYFLSHKPTKILSPEYIWNDYYGSPAALKTKRFAGIEKNYNEVRFR